The Aminithiophilus ramosus genome contains a region encoding:
- a CDS encoding PDZ domain-containing protein: MNLHTGQNAAGRGVFTIVPYSDFIILSVAPFMISNPGTGFEISNKITNRKDLRKFQEILFQVKSMTDGTSLEYLMATLPQIGSGEKAHQESTKKQNTATSGILRVSGDGVIDEIEKGSIAEKNGLKPGDRILEINASAIDFSKPWLKDIDNRIQSGRSVTIVYERNEERDIVTLKK, from the coding sequence ATGAATCTACACACTGGACAAAATGCTGCAGGAAGAGGCGTTTTTACCATTGTCCCATATTCTGATTTTATTATTCTTTCAGTTGCTCCTTTTATGATCTCCAACCCTGGTACCGGATTTGAAATTTCAAACAAAATAACAAACAGGAAAGATTTGAGAAAATTCCAAGAAATTCTATTCCAAGTCAAAAGCATGACAGACGGAACCTCTTTAGAATACTTGATGGCAACATTACCCCAAATAGGAAGTGGAGAAAAAGCCCATCAAGAGTCAACAAAAAAACAGAATACAGCAACATCAGGAATACTACGTGTGTCAGGTGATGGAGTAATAGATGAAATCGAAAAAGGTTCTATTGCCGAAAAAAATGGGTTAAAACCAGGAGATAGAATTCTAGAAATTAATGCATCCGCTATTGATTTTTCGAAGCCATGGTTAAAAGACATCGACAACAGAATACAATCTGGTCGTTCAGTAACAATAGTTTACGAACGCAACGAAGAACGTGACATAGTTACTCTAAAAAAATAA
- a CDS encoding SNF2-related protein produces MIYKTGTLVHARSRDWVVLPSEREDLLRLKPLDGREDDVCGIFLPLAKRGEIVPSQFGPPTVNDLGSARAARLLFDASRLSLRSAAGPFRCAARLGFRPRSYQMVPLVMALKQREGVRLLLADDVGVGKTVEALLIARELLERREIGRFAVICPPHLCEQWQEELKDKFGIDAVILRTGTQAALDRQVPGDASVYSYFPCQVISIDYIKADNRYSVFASQAPELVIVDEAHACARPQGTRAGQQLRYRLLRALAEKKERNLVLVTATPHSGKEEEFRSLLGLLKPEFESGEWEGKESFRKELARHFVQRKRENIVRWMDEHTPFPKRIAVDFPYELDQAYQELYDDVLLFASDLMANKRGTENQKRFRYWSALALLRGIMSSPRAGVSMLENRAAGGALPENDNGGADAASLEHPHYERLEGSDDELPTPVLNRTELTVAQREKFREFAGRLRRMEGDAHDVKSASCILQLRRWLTEGYSPIVFCRYILTAKYLAERLADAFGRKAVVECVTSEDPDEVRRARVEAMTPETAGGKRRILVATDCLSEGINLQNLFDAVLHYDLPWNPNRLEQREGRVDRFGQTRPEISTCLLYGKDNPMDRVVLRVLYNKARTIRNNIGVSIPFPEDSKVFLDTIFQAILAEAEKKRKPTRQMELFDIEERVRCEVELDRLVTVAEKKESALRTIFAQQGIKAQELEEDLAITDAAVGRPETVYRFVDSALGELFGVRAEKDPKALTLDLPRSAFPEKLRPWLEEASRKGEARLAFRAPLPEGRRYWGRNHDAVEALCRAVLAEALAPSPDGSAPPRVARAAVVLSHAVRERTVLYVLRARHVIDDRRAKKRMVAEEILLRGLAGEERSVVENDVVERLMENPMAAGDLPLSVQAAQLERELSMIEGLRPGFDALALTRARELISQHERYYRALGTESRSDRFRVVEPVIPMDILGIYIFLPGGAS; encoded by the coding sequence GTGATCTACAAAACGGGAACGCTCGTGCATGCACGGAGCCGCGACTGGGTCGTTCTGCCGTCCGAGCGCGAAGATCTGCTCCGCCTCAAGCCGCTCGACGGGCGAGAGGATGATGTCTGCGGCATCTTCCTTCCGCTCGCGAAGAGGGGAGAGATCGTCCCTTCGCAGTTCGGTCCGCCCACTGTGAACGACCTAGGCAGCGCACGGGCCGCCCGCCTCCTTTTCGACGCCTCCCGCCTCTCTCTCCGTTCGGCGGCCGGTCCTTTCCGGTGCGCGGCTCGGCTCGGCTTCCGTCCCCGGAGCTACCAGATGGTTCCCCTCGTCATGGCCCTCAAACAGAGAGAAGGGGTGCGCCTTCTGCTTGCCGACGACGTAGGCGTCGGCAAAACCGTCGAAGCCCTCCTCATCGCCAGGGAGCTGCTCGAGCGGCGGGAAATAGGGCGCTTCGCCGTCATCTGTCCGCCGCACCTCTGCGAACAGTGGCAGGAGGAGTTGAAGGACAAGTTCGGAATCGACGCCGTCATTCTCCGGACGGGCACCCAGGCGGCGCTCGACCGGCAGGTTCCGGGCGACGCGAGCGTCTACAGCTATTTCCCCTGCCAGGTCATCAGCATCGACTACATCAAGGCGGACAACCGCTACTCCGTCTTCGCTTCGCAGGCTCCCGAGCTGGTCATCGTGGACGAAGCGCACGCCTGTGCCCGTCCCCAGGGCACCCGCGCGGGGCAGCAGCTCCGCTACAGGCTCCTCCGCGCCCTCGCCGAAAAGAAGGAGCGTAACCTCGTCCTCGTCACCGCCACGCCCCACTCCGGAAAAGAGGAGGAATTCCGCTCGCTGCTCGGCCTCCTGAAACCGGAATTCGAAAGCGGAGAGTGGGAGGGAAAGGAATCTTTCCGCAAAGAACTTGCGCGGCACTTCGTCCAGAGGAAAAGGGAAAACATCGTCCGCTGGATGGACGAGCACACCCCCTTCCCGAAGCGAATCGCCGTCGACTTCCCCTACGAACTCGACCAAGCCTACCAGGAACTGTACGACGACGTGCTGCTCTTTGCCTCCGATCTCATGGCGAACAAGCGCGGTACCGAAAACCAGAAACGCTTCCGATACTGGTCCGCTCTGGCGCTCCTCCGGGGCATCATGTCCAGCCCGAGAGCGGGTGTTTCCATGCTCGAAAACCGCGCCGCCGGAGGGGCTCTCCCCGAGAACGACAACGGAGGCGCCGACGCGGCCTCCCTGGAGCACCCCCACTACGAACGCCTCGAGGGGAGCGACGACGAACTGCCGACTCCCGTACTGAACCGTACCGAGCTGACTGTCGCGCAGCGGGAGAAGTTCAGGGAGTTCGCCGGACGGCTTCGCCGCATGGAAGGGGACGCGCACGACGTCAAAAGCGCCTCCTGTATTCTGCAGCTTCGCCGATGGCTCACCGAGGGTTACAGCCCCATCGTTTTCTGCCGCTACATCCTGACGGCAAAATACCTTGCCGAACGCCTCGCCGACGCCTTCGGACGGAAAGCCGTCGTCGAGTGCGTCACCAGCGAAGATCCAGACGAGGTACGTCGCGCGAGAGTGGAGGCGATGACCCCCGAGACCGCCGGAGGCAAACGGCGGATTCTCGTGGCCACCGACTGCCTCTCCGAGGGAATCAACCTCCAGAACCTCTTCGACGCGGTGCTTCACTACGATCTTCCGTGGAATCCGAACCGCCTCGAACAGCGCGAGGGGCGCGTCGACCGCTTCGGGCAGACGCGCCCGGAAATATCCACATGCCTTCTCTACGGGAAGGACAACCCGATGGACCGGGTCGTCCTGAGAGTCCTCTACAACAAGGCCAGAACCATCCGCAACAACATCGGCGTGAGCATCCCCTTCCCCGAGGACTCGAAGGTCTTCCTCGACACCATCTTTCAGGCGATCCTCGCCGAGGCGGAGAAAAAACGCAAACCGACGAGGCAGATGGAGCTGTTCGATATCGAAGAGCGGGTCAGGTGCGAAGTGGAGCTGGATCGTCTCGTCACCGTCGCGGAAAAGAAGGAATCCGCGCTCCGCACGATCTTCGCGCAGCAGGGTATCAAGGCGCAGGAACTGGAAGAGGACCTCGCCATTACCGACGCCGCCGTGGGGCGGCCGGAGACTGTATATCGCTTTGTGGACTCCGCCCTCGGCGAACTCTTCGGAGTGCGGGCAGAGAAAGACCCGAAAGCCCTCACCCTCGACCTGCCGCGCTCCGCCTTCCCCGAGAAGCTGCGTCCCTGGCTGGAGGAAGCCTCCCGAAAGGGAGAGGCGCGACTCGCCTTCCGCGCTCCCCTTCCCGAGGGACGCCGGTACTGGGGGCGCAACCACGACGCGGTGGAGGCACTCTGCCGGGCCGTGCTCGCCGAAGCCCTCGCCCCCTCCCCCGACGGCTCGGCGCCCCCCAGAGTCGCCCGGGCCGCCGTGGTGCTCTCCCACGCGGTGCGTGAGCGCACCGTCCTCTACGTGCTCCGCGCCCGCCACGTCATCGACGACCGGCGCGCGAAAAAAAGGATGGTGGCCGAGGAGATCCTGCTGCGGGGCCTTGCCGGGGAGGAGCGGAGCGTCGTCGAGAATGACGTCGTCGAACGCCTCATGGAGAACCCCATGGCGGCGGGCGATCTGCCGCTTTCCGTGCAGGCGGCGCAGCTCGAACGGGAACTCTCCATGATCGAAGGGCTGCGCCCCGGCTTCGACGCGCTGGCTCTGACACGGGCGCGGGAACTCATCTCGCAGCACGAGCGCTACTACAGGGCGCTCGGAACCGAATCCAGAAGCGACCGATTCCGTGTGGTCGAACCCGTAATCCCGATGGATATCCTCGGAATCTACATTTTTCTCCCCGGAGGTGCGTCATGA
- a CDS encoding Eco57I restriction-modification methylase domain-containing protein — MKYHAVSWEGSLMGPETLEKLAEEALPGQRPGDFGFAGRVREEILEAWASARAQWELFKVRRDRDDIKDKYGTSRTRQFWIQPLLALLGYDLQNAPAVEIGGRGFPISHRANGRICPVHAVGCFESLDRKREGSKASPHSMTQEYVNLSEALFALLTNGLQLRLVRDSSRLIKLSYLEFNLERIFEEKLFADFALLFRLLHITRWARDGENPAESLLETYHQDSLENGSRIREKLSEAVVGALETWAEGLLLHQDNEAFRRAFGKGRWTPRELYDQLLTLVYRILFLLVIEERDLTYPPEAPNDLKEIYRRYYSLSALRRRCRSVWKEEERFSDLWATLLACFSLHENEKSAAELGLKPLAGDLFSPESFSLLRPLSMDNRRFAQGMNRLDAYRDERLGAVRVNYAALNVEEFGSVYEGLLDLDAEIDDSGDRLRFRFVRGNDRGKSGSHYTPEELVQPLLEHALEPLIRKATKEPDAEDRLLNLRICDDACGSGHILLNAARRVALEVARVRTGADNPDPAAYRQALRDVIEGCIYGVDSNPQAVRLCKVALWLESHNPGKPLGFLDHRIKCGDSLVGIARASQLLDDIPDEAYKTREGDDPEFCAKLRGNNAQERLRPGQMEIDWETTVGKSLKDVVNALRGVAAMDASTPEGAERKKDAYLRATGNENWRHLKALADVKLAAFFLSKRPETSIVTQRLYRLFLDGTETLDGHPAADAASSVAGERRFFHWFLEFADAMMSGGFDCFLGNPPFLGGQRLSGAFGKEYLAYLKSAYAPAGAIDLVGYFVRRNYDLLKEDRSLGTLATNTLAQGSTREGGLDVIEKAGGTLVMAVRSRPWPGAAAVAVSQAVIRKGTWSGKRVLDGKPVAYISTYFDDQKSEGAPFRLEANAEKSFIGSYVLGMGFILEPEEAVNLIERNPANKDVLFPYLNGEDLNGRSDQSPSRRVINFRDWPLDRESAPDGYKGPVATDYPDCLEIVERLVKPERDKLWKGDITARDRARRWWQFARQTMNLYRTIAPLERVMVSARVTKTPVFSLADKNFIYSEMTVVLAFDDHSSFSLMNSSFQEFWAWKNASTLGSTMRYTPSDIFETFPFPPGFEPSSEGSPSASAQPLDELGKGLHEGRRALTTKLDIGLTSLYNLYHAPDLSIGSVEKAAKRSGDKASHAREEIEELRRLHRRIDEAVREAYGWSDIPLEHGFHELEFLPENDRVRYTVSRAARREILERLLKLNHRRHDEEIAAGLVGKDGKTTRKKARAKKRKRTPAVEEGQWLPF; from the coding sequence ATGAAGTACCATGCCGTCTCGTGGGAAGGCTCCCTCATGGGGCCCGAGACGCTCGAAAAGCTCGCCGAGGAGGCGCTTCCGGGGCAGCGTCCCGGCGACTTCGGTTTCGCCGGAAGGGTGCGCGAGGAGATTCTGGAGGCATGGGCAAGCGCCAGGGCCCAGTGGGAACTCTTCAAAGTCCGGCGCGACAGGGACGACATCAAGGACAAATACGGCACCAGCCGAACGCGCCAGTTCTGGATTCAACCCCTTCTCGCGCTGCTCGGCTACGACCTTCAGAACGCTCCGGCGGTGGAGATCGGCGGGCGCGGCTTCCCGATAAGCCATCGCGCGAACGGAAGGATCTGCCCGGTTCACGCCGTCGGCTGCTTCGAAAGTCTCGACCGGAAGCGCGAGGGGAGCAAGGCCAGCCCGCACAGCATGACGCAGGAGTACGTCAACCTCTCGGAAGCCCTCTTCGCGCTGCTGACCAACGGGCTCCAGCTACGCCTCGTCCGCGATTCCAGCCGCCTGATCAAGCTCTCCTATCTTGAGTTCAACCTCGAACGGATCTTCGAGGAGAAACTTTTCGCCGACTTCGCCCTGCTCTTCCGCCTTCTCCACATCACCCGGTGGGCCCGGGACGGGGAGAACCCCGCCGAATCGCTCCTCGAAACGTACCATCAGGATAGCCTCGAAAACGGAAGCCGCATCAGAGAGAAGCTCTCCGAGGCCGTTGTCGGCGCTCTGGAGACATGGGCGGAAGGGCTGCTTCTCCATCAGGACAACGAAGCCTTCCGCAGGGCCTTCGGGAAGGGACGATGGACGCCCCGCGAACTCTACGACCAACTCCTCACGCTGGTCTACAGGATCCTCTTTCTCCTCGTTATCGAGGAGCGCGACCTGACGTACCCGCCGGAGGCGCCGAACGATCTGAAGGAGATCTACCGCCGGTACTATTCGCTGAGCGCACTCCGCCGACGCTGCCGCTCCGTCTGGAAGGAGGAGGAGCGGTTCTCCGACCTCTGGGCGACGCTGCTCGCCTGCTTCTCGCTCCACGAGAACGAAAAGAGCGCCGCCGAACTCGGCCTCAAACCGCTCGCCGGAGATCTCTTCTCGCCGGAATCCTTCTCGCTGCTCCGTCCGCTTTCGATGGACAACCGCCGCTTCGCCCAGGGGATGAACCGGCTCGACGCCTACCGGGACGAACGGCTGGGGGCCGTCCGGGTGAACTACGCCGCGCTCAACGTCGAGGAGTTCGGCTCCGTCTACGAGGGACTTCTGGATCTCGACGCGGAGATCGACGATTCGGGCGACAGGCTCCGCTTCCGCTTCGTCCGCGGGAACGACCGGGGGAAGAGCGGGAGCCACTACACGCCGGAGGAACTGGTGCAGCCGCTGCTCGAGCACGCCCTGGAACCGTTGATCCGGAAGGCCACGAAAGAGCCCGACGCCGAAGACCGGCTGCTGAACCTCAGGATATGCGACGACGCCTGCGGCTCCGGGCACATCCTCCTCAACGCGGCCCGAAGAGTCGCGCTCGAGGTCGCCCGAGTCCGCACGGGAGCCGACAACCCCGATCCGGCGGCCTACCGGCAGGCGCTGCGCGACGTCATCGAAGGCTGCATCTACGGGGTGGACTCGAACCCGCAGGCGGTGCGCCTCTGCAAAGTGGCCCTCTGGCTCGAATCGCACAACCCGGGAAAACCGCTCGGCTTCCTCGACCACCGCATCAAGTGCGGCGACAGCCTGGTCGGCATCGCGAGGGCCTCTCAGCTTCTGGACGACATCCCCGACGAGGCGTACAAGACGAGAGAAGGCGACGACCCGGAGTTCTGCGCGAAACTGCGAGGAAACAACGCGCAAGAGCGCCTCCGACCGGGGCAGATGGAGATCGACTGGGAAACGACCGTGGGGAAAAGCCTGAAAGATGTGGTAAACGCCCTCCGGGGCGTCGCCGCGATGGACGCCTCCACGCCCGAAGGCGCCGAACGAAAAAAAGACGCCTACCTCCGAGCGACGGGCAACGAAAACTGGCGCCACCTGAAAGCGCTGGCCGACGTCAAACTCGCGGCCTTCTTCCTTTCCAAACGCCCGGAAACCTCCATCGTCACGCAACGGCTGTACCGCCTGTTCCTCGACGGAACGGAAACCCTCGACGGCCATCCTGCGGCGGACGCCGCCTCTTCCGTGGCCGGAGAAAGACGTTTCTTCCACTGGTTCCTCGAATTCGCCGACGCGATGATGAGCGGAGGCTTCGACTGCTTTCTGGGAAATCCGCCCTTTCTGGGAGGACAGAGGCTGTCGGGCGCTTTCGGGAAGGAGTACCTTGCCTACCTCAAATCCGCCTACGCCCCCGCAGGCGCGATCGACCTCGTCGGCTACTTCGTGCGGCGCAACTACGACCTGCTGAAAGAAGACCGTTCGCTCGGCACCCTCGCCACCAACACACTGGCGCAGGGAAGTACCCGGGAGGGAGGCCTCGACGTGATCGAAAAGGCCGGAGGCACCCTCGTCATGGCGGTGCGCAGCCGTCCCTGGCCCGGCGCCGCGGCCGTCGCGGTGAGCCAGGCGGTCATCCGCAAGGGAACCTGGAGCGGCAAAAGAGTCCTCGACGGAAAGCCCGTCGCGTACATCTCCACCTACTTCGACGATCAGAAGTCCGAGGGCGCCCCCTTCAGGCTAGAGGCCAACGCGGAGAAGAGCTTCATCGGTTCGTATGTTCTCGGAATGGGTTTCATCCTCGAGCCCGAAGAGGCCGTAAACCTGATCGAGCGGAATCCCGCGAACAAAGATGTCCTCTTCCCCTACCTAAACGGAGAGGACCTGAACGGCCGGAGCGACCAGAGCCCCAGCCGCCGGGTGATCAACTTCAGAGACTGGCCGCTGGACAGGGAGAGCGCCCCCGACGGATACAAAGGCCCGGTAGCCACGGACTACCCGGACTGTTTGGAAATCGTCGAGCGGTTGGTGAAGCCGGAGCGCGACAAACTGTGGAAAGGGGATATCACAGCTCGCGACCGCGCGCGTAGATGGTGGCAGTTTGCGCGTCAAACAATGAATCTCTACCGCACCATCGCTCCTTTGGAGCGGGTGATGGTTTCCGCGCGGGTCACAAAAACACCCGTCTTCAGTCTTGCGGATAAGAACTTCATCTATTCAGAAATGACGGTGGTGCTTGCTTTCGATGATCATTCATCTTTTTCATTGATGAACTCGTCGTTTCAGGAATTTTGGGCTTGGAAAAACGCATCAACTTTGGGATCAACAATGCGTTATACGCCCTCCGATATCTTTGAAACTTTCCCCTTTCCTCCGGGCTTTGAACCCTCCTCTGAGGGAAGTCCCTCCGCCTCCGCCCAACCCCTCGACGAACTGGGAAAGGGCCTGCACGAGGGAAGGCGCGCGCTCACGACGAAGCTCGACATCGGCCTCACCTCGCTCTACAACCTCTATCACGCTCCCGACCTCTCCATCGGGAGCGTCGAGAAGGCCGCCAAGCGCTCCGGGGACAAGGCATCCCACGCCCGCGAAGAGATCGAGGAACTCCGCCGCCTCCACCGTCGCATCGACGAAGCCGTCCGCGAAGCCTACGGATGGAGCGACATCCCGCTGGAGCACGGCTTCCACGAACTCGAATTCCTCCCCGAGAACGACCGCGTCCGCTACACCGTCTCCCGCGCCGCCCGCAGAGAGATTCTCGAACGTCTGCTGAAGCTGAACCACCGCCGCCACGACGAGGAAATCGCCGCTGGCCTCGTCGGCAAGGACGGAAAAACGACCAGGAAGAAGGCCAGAGCGAAGAAGCGTAAACGCACGCCTGCAGTCGAAGAGGGACAGTGGCTTCCGTTTTGA